CATTGCCGCGGCGTACCAGCGCAACGAGGCGGCCACGGCGCTGCGCCTTACGATGGCCTTGGCCGACGAGGCCAACCGCTACATCGATGACCACAAGCCGTGGGTGATCGCCAAGCAGGAAGGCGCCGACGCCCAACTTCAGGCCGTTTGCAGCCAGGGCCTGAACCTGTTCCGCGTGCTCAACACCGCGCTCAAGCCGGTGCTGCCGCGGGTCACCGGCCAGGCTGAGACTTTCCTCAACGCGCCCGTCAACCACTGGGACGATCTGGCGACGCCGCTCACCGCGCACCGGATCCAGCCCTACACCCCTCTGTTCACCCGAATCGACCCGAAACTCATCGACGCCATGACCGAAGCCAGCAAGGAATCCCTGCAACCCACCCCGGCTCCCGCCACGTCCAGGCCCGCGGCGGCCGCGCCTGTCGTCGCCACCCCATCGCCAGCCGAGCCTGGCGCGGCCGAACCGTCGACCCCGACCATCGGCATCGACGATTTCGCAAAATTGGATCTGCGGGTCGGCAAGGTACTGGAGTGCGGGTTTGTCGAGGGCTCCGACAAGTTGCTGCGATTCCTGCTGGATGCCGGGGAACTGGGCCAGCGGCAGATCTTCTCCGGCATCCGCGCCAGCTACGCCGACCCGGAGGCGCTGGTCGGCCGCAACGTGGTTTTCATTGCCAACCTGGCGCCGCGCAAGATGCGCTTCGGCATGAGCGAGGGGATGATCCTGTCGGCCGGCTTTGATGCCGGCGCCCTCGCCCTGCTGGGTACCGACAGCGGCGCGAGCGCTGGAATGCCGGTACGGTGATTCGATGCAGCCGCCGGATGACGCCGAAAGCCTGACCGGGCGCCTTGACCGCCTGTTGCCGCAGACGCAGTGCGGCCAGTGCGGCTACGACGGCTGCCTTCCGTACGCGGAGGCGATGGCGCGCGGAGAAGCTGACGTCGACCGCTGCCCGCCCGGTGGCGATGCCGGCGCGCTGGCGCTGGCACTGGCACTGGGGACGCGCGCGGTGCCCTTTGACCGCAGTCGCGGCGCCTACAAGCCTGGACTGGTCGCGCTGGTGATCGAGGAGGACTGCATCGGCTGCACCAAGTGCATCCAGGCCTGCCCGGTGGACGCGATCATTGGAGGAGCCAAGCACATGCACACGGTGCTGGCGTCGCTGTGCACCGGATGCGAGCTGTGCGTGCCGGCTTGCCCGGTGGATTGCATCGACATGATCAGCGGCGACGGGCCGCTGGCGCTCAGGATGCGATCGGAAGGCTGACCGGTTCCAAGTCATCCTCAAGCGTGGGACGCTCTGGAAGCGCCTGATCCGCAGTGCCGCACGCGCTGCAGATGCGCTCCACCATGTAACCGGACTGTCCCAGCAGAGCGAGCAACCCATCGTCACCGAGCAGGTGCATCGCTCCAACGACGACCAACACATTGTCACGTCCGCGCCCGTCAAGCATTTTCCGCAGCAGCGGCAGCCACGCCCGGTTGCGGTCCACGTTCACCATCTGGTACGTGCGCGGTGTCTTCACCATCATCTCGGTCAGCGCGATCGCTTCCAGTCCCGGCACGTCGCCCGCGCGCCACGCCTGGTGCAGATCGGCGAGTTCGCCCGGCATTTCCTGGGGGCGGTCGAGGAAGTCCTCCAGTCCCAGTACCTGCTCGGCAATCGGCGAGTTCGCCAGTGCGCGCAACTGATCGTCGATCGTTTCCAGGCCAGCGGTGGGTTTGCCCGCCTCTTCCGCACGTT
The genomic region above belongs to Lysobacter avium and contains:
- the rnfB gene encoding Rnf electron transport complex subunit RnfB; protein product: MQPPDDAESLTGRLDRLLPQTQCGQCGYDGCLPYAEAMARGEADVDRCPPGGDAGALALALALGTRAVPFDRSRGAYKPGLVALVIEEDCIGCTKCIQACPVDAIIGGAKHMHTVLASLCTGCELCVPACPVDCIDMISGDGPLALRMRSEG